The Sulfurihydrogenibium sp. genome includes a region encoding these proteins:
- a CDS encoding c-type cytochrome: MKKLVLSALSVAVLAAGSFAADGKALFQQKGCTACHQADKDTVGPALKKIAGAYAGKEADLIKFLKGQGKAIVDPAKEAVMKPQINTTKAMKDDELKALAQFILSHK; the protein is encoded by the coding sequence ATGAAGAAGTTAGTTTTATCTGCACTCTCAGTAGCAGTATTAGCTGCTGGCTCATTTGCGGCTGACGGAAAAGCTCTTTTCCAACAAAAAGGATGTACAGCTTGCCACCAAGCTGACAAGGACACAGTTGGACCGGCTTTAAAGAAAATTGCAGGTGCTTACGCTGGAAAAGAAGCTGACCTTATCAAGTTCTTAAAAGGACAAGGAAAGGCTATCGTTGACCCAGCTAAAGAAGCTGTAATGAAGCCACAAATCAACACAACAAAAGCTATGAAAGACGATGAATTAAAAGCATTAGCACAATTCATTCTTTCACACAAGTAA
- a CDS encoding peroxiredoxin, which translates to MEEKVILVGQQVPDFEMETYDPSTGKFGKFSLADAKKEGKWTILFFYPADFTFVCPTELADLAEKYEELKKLGAEVVSVSTDTKFVHLAWQRDEKLLANVKYPMGADPTGKISRMFGVYDCNTGLALRGTFIINPEGKLVSSEVNFYNVGRNADELVRKMKANAYLMSHPDEACPAKWEPGKKTLKPSEELVGHVYEALQD; encoded by the coding sequence ATGGAAGAAAAAGTAATCTTAGTAGGTCAGCAAGTACCGGATTTTGAGATGGAAACTTACGACCCATCAACAGGGAAGTTTGGAAAGTTCTCTTTGGCAGATGCTAAAAAAGAAGGAAAATGGACAATTTTATTCTTCTATCCGGCAGACTTTACATTTGTATGCCCAACAGAATTAGCAGATTTAGCTGAAAAGTATGAAGAATTAAAAAAACTTGGAGCTGAAGTTGTTTCTGTTTCTACGGATACAAAATTCGTTCATCTTGCATGGCAAAGAGATGAAAAATTACTTGCAAACGTAAAATATCCGATGGGTGCAGACCCAACAGGAAAAATTTCAAGAATGTTTGGAGTATATGACTGCAATACCGGTTTAGCTTTAAGAGGAACTTTCATCATCAACCCAGAAGGAAAGCTTGTATCTTCTGAAGTTAACTTCTACAACGTAGGAAGAAATGCAGATGAGCTTGTAAGAAAGATGAAAGCTAACGCATACTTAATGTCTCATCCGGACGAAGCTTGCCCAGCTAAATGGGAACCAGGTAAAAAGACATTAAAACCATCTGAAGAGCTTGTAGGACACGTTTACGAAGCTTTACAAGATTAA
- a CDS encoding MFS transporter, with protein MRYIKTDLTCRLDNLPWTWFHTKFVIALGITWILDAFEVVIVSVVLKSMAKSLNLSVFQSSWLVSSFLIGALVGAFIFGYLADKFGRKKIFFITLLLYSLGTFLTGFANSFEIALLLRFITGFGLGGEFSAIHSAIDEFIPSRFRGRVDGFITASWNLGSIFASLVGMYLLSSFPEEKAWRYAFLFGGSLAILIVFIRFFIPESPRWLISKGLIEKAEEIVFKLEKKYHVKPINKQCEIPVFEGSLLDAVKIILKKYRGRFLFGTAMSFTILTTYYGFITILPLVITNQYNLPTKEIPNLLLTASIGGLIGGIVVSFLSDKLGRKITGTTVALFSFLTSFFFLTSQDIYTTVFVYSLVAYSFASVAYVSAMEVYPSYLRATAIGVLSVIGRISGMLAPPILTYLATIDYKLSVLGLSMLWLVGFAGFFIWSKFGVEAKGKSIEDIT; from the coding sequence ATGAGATACATAAAAACAGATTTAACTTGTAGGCTTGATAACCTTCCATGGACTTGGTTTCATACTAAGTTTGTTATAGCTCTTGGCATCACTTGGATATTAGATGCTTTTGAAGTTGTAATTGTAAGCGTAGTTTTAAAGTCTATGGCTAAATCTTTAAATCTATCTGTTTTTCAATCATCTTGGCTTGTTAGTAGTTTTTTAATTGGTGCTTTGGTTGGAGCGTTTATTTTTGGTTATTTAGCTGACAAGTTCGGAAGAAAGAAAATATTTTTCATAACCCTGCTTTTATACTCTCTTGGAACATTTTTAACGGGTTTTGCTAACTCTTTTGAAATTGCATTACTTTTAAGATTTATCACAGGATTTGGACTTGGCGGTGAGTTTTCTGCTATCCATTCGGCGATAGATGAGTTTATTCCATCAAGATTTAGGGGAAGGGTTGATGGTTTTATAACTGCATCATGGAATCTTGGAAGTATTTTTGCTTCTTTGGTTGGAATGTATCTACTGTCTTCATTTCCTGAAGAAAAAGCTTGGCGGTATGCGTTTTTATTTGGCGGTAGTTTAGCAATATTGATAGTATTTATAAGATTTTTCATTCCAGAATCTCCAAGATGGCTAATATCAAAGGGGCTAATAGAAAAAGCCGAAGAGATTGTATTTAAATTAGAAAAGAAATATCATGTAAAGCCAATAAACAAACAGTGCGAAATTCCTGTATTTGAGGGTAGTTTATTAGATGCAGTGAAGATTATTCTTAAAAAGTACAGAGGAAGGTTTTTATTTGGAACGGCTATGAGTTTTACAATTTTGACAACATACTATGGATTTATTACTATCTTACCTTTGGTAATTACAAATCAGTATAATCTTCCTACAAAAGAAATTCCAAATCTTTTACTAACTGCAAGCATTGGTGGTTTAATCGGTGGTATAGTTGTATCTTTTTTATCTGACAAACTTGGTAGAAAAATAACAGGAACGACCGTAGCTTTATTTTCTTTCTTAACATCTTTTTTCTTTTTAACATCGCAGGATATTTATACTACAGTTTTTGTTTATTCATTGGTTGCATACTCTTTTGCAAGCGTTGCTTATGTGTCTGCGATGGAGGTTTATCCTTCTTATTTGAGGGCTACTGCTATCGGTGTTTTATCTGTCATTGGAAGAATCTCCGGAATGCTAGCTCCACCAATACTAACCTATCTTGCAACTATAGATTATAAATTGAGCGTGTTAGGTTTAAGTATGCTGTGGCTTGTAGGTTTTGCAGGATTTTTTATATGGTCTAAGTTTGGCGTTGAAGCAAAAGGAAAATCTATTGAGGATATAACTTAA
- the argH gene encoding argininosuccinate lyase, translated as MQEKKLWGGRFSESTDAFVEEFTESISFDKELALYDIKGSIAHAKMLGKQGIIPQEDAEKIIKGLQEIEQEIKENKIAWKKEFEDVHMNIEKALTDKIGEAGGKLHTGRSRNDQVITAFRLYLKENTQDIINLLEDLQRKLLEKAKEYIDIVMPAYTHLQRAQPIRVAHYFLAYLEMFQRDKERFIDNLKRIDMLPLGSGAVAGVDFPIDREYVAKELGFSQIMRNSIDATSSRDFALEFLSNCAICMANMSRFSEDMIIYSSSEFSFVELPDKLTTGSSIMPQKKNPDVLELIRGKTGRVYGNLVSLLTVVKGLPLAYNRDLQEDKEPVFDSVKTIKGSIIGIAKIVEGLKINKEKTQLAAGGFALATDLANYLAEKGVPFRQAHHIVGSIVGYLVNQGRELESITLEELKQFSPLFEEDALKLLSPFVVADRRKSFGGTAKEQILFQIEYWDKILNK; from the coding sequence ATGCAAGAAAAAAAGCTTTGGGGTGGAAGATTTTCTGAGAGTACAGATGCTTTTGTAGAAGAGTTTACGGAAAGTATATCTTTTGATAAAGAGCTTGCTTTATATGATATAAAAGGAAGCATAGCCCATGCAAAGATGCTTGGAAAGCAAGGAATTATTCCACAAGAAGATGCTGAAAAGATAATAAAAGGCTTGCAAGAGATAGAACAAGAAATAAAAGAAAACAAAATTGCTTGGAAGAAAGAGTTTGAAGATGTTCATATGAATATTGAGAAAGCTTTAACAGATAAGATTGGGGAAGCGGGCGGAAAGCTTCATACTGGAAGGTCAAGAAATGATCAAGTTATTACAGCTTTTAGGCTTTATTTAAAAGAAAATACACAGGATATAATAAATCTTTTAGAAGACTTGCAAAGAAAACTGTTAGAAAAAGCAAAAGAATATATTGATATTGTAATGCCGGCTTATACTCATCTTCAAAGGGCACAGCCAATAAGGGTAGCTCATTACTTTTTAGCATACTTAGAGATGTTTCAAAGAGACAAAGAAAGATTTATTGATAATCTAAAAAGAATTGATATGCTACCGCTTGGCAGTGGAGCTGTTGCCGGCGTAGATTTTCCAATTGATAGAGAGTATGTAGCAAAAGAGCTTGGATTTAGTCAGATTATGAGAAACTCTATTGATGCAACAAGCAGCAGAGATTTTGCTTTGGAGTTTTTATCTAACTGTGCAATCTGTATGGCTAATATGTCAAGATTTAGTGAAGATATGATAATATACTCATCTTCTGAATTTTCTTTTGTAGAGCTTCCTGATAAATTAACAACAGGTTCATCAATAATGCCCCAGAAAAAAAATCCCGATGTACTGGAGCTAATTAGAGGAAAAACTGGACGAGTTTATGGAAATTTGGTTTCTCTTTTAACAGTAGTAAAAGGTTTACCTCTTGCCTACAACAGAGACTTGCAAGAGGATAAGGAGCCGGTTTTTGATAGTGTAAAAACGATAAAAGGTTCAATAATAGGAATTGCTAAGATAGTTGAAGGTTTAAAGATAAATAAAGAAAAAACACAGCTTGCAGCAGGTGGTTTTGCACTTGCAACAGACTTAGCTAACTACTTGGCTGAAAAAGGTGTACCATTTAGACAAGCTCATCATATTGTAGGAAGCATAGTTGGATATTTAGTAAATCAAGGAAGAGAGCTTGAAAGTATAACCTTAGAAGAGCTAAAACAGTTCAGCCCTCTCTTTGAAGAAGATGCTTTAAAACTTTTATCTCCTTTTGTAGTGGCAGACAGAAGAAAATCTTTTGGTGGAACGGCTAAAGAACAGATTTTATTTCAAATAGAATATTGGGATAAAATATTAAACAAATGA
- a CDS encoding sodium:solute symporter family protein, protein MIIFIGLYLLSLVIIALVSKRLISSEKDYLLAGRSLPLSLSVFALFATWFGSETILGATQEVLEGGFIKVIEEPFGAALCLILAGLFIVKPLYRMNLLTFGDFFKVKYGEKIEVLASFFLIISYFGWIAAQYVAFGLVLKTITGLNLEISTFIAFLISLFMTFFGGMWSVALTDFIQTIVILISIFFIFGEILIKAGGLQALEKIPTSYFKILPDLDIKSIILYIVAWITIGLGSLPGQDLFQRFMSSKSEDVAYKSSIIAGFMYLTVALIPLITVLVIYFNFGFKTDKTLLDYVYLNTSPITKYLFFAGLLSAVLSTATAAILAPSALLSENIIKKFFNHLSDLALLNITRLSVFLVALISLLLAYSGETIYNLVGLSSVLTLVSLFAPFIFGLYWKKANSKGALASMVLGFLVWFIFYSFLKEEELGIFFGFIVNILAMVVFSLIKI, encoded by the coding sequence ATGATTATTTTTATTGGATTATATTTACTATCTCTTGTAATCATAGCTTTAGTATCAAAGAGACTTATATCTTCTGAGAAAGATTATCTTCTTGCAGGTAGGTCGCTGCCTCTTTCTTTGTCTGTTTTTGCATTATTTGCAACATGGTTTGGCTCAGAAACGATTCTTGGAGCAACTCAGGAAGTTTTAGAAGGTGGATTTATAAAAGTAATAGAAGAACCTTTTGGCGCTGCCCTGTGTTTAATTTTGGCAGGACTGTTTATTGTTAAGCCATTGTATAGAATGAATCTTCTAACTTTTGGAGATTTTTTTAAAGTAAAGTATGGTGAGAAGATAGAAGTTTTAGCATCGTTTTTTTTGATAATATCTTACTTTGGATGGATAGCTGCTCAGTACGTAGCTTTTGGATTGGTCTTAAAAACTATCACAGGTTTAAATTTAGAAATATCAACATTTATAGCTTTTTTGATTTCGCTTTTTATGACGTTTTTTGGTGGCATGTGGTCTGTTGCTTTAACAGACTTTATTCAAACAATTGTAATTCTTATAAGCATCTTTTTTATTTTTGGAGAAATTTTAATCAAAGCAGGTGGATTGCAAGCGTTAGAAAAAATACCAACAAGCTACTTTAAAATCTTACCGGATTTAGACATAAAAAGTATAATTCTATACATAGTTGCATGGATTACCATTGGACTTGGATCTCTGCCAGGACAAGACCTTTTTCAGCGTTTTATGTCATCTAAATCTGAGGATGTAGCTTATAAGTCTTCAATAATAGCCGGATTTATGTATCTTACAGTTGCACTTATTCCACTGATTACTGTTTTAGTCATATACTTTAATTTTGGATTTAAAACAGATAAAACTTTGCTTGATTATGTATATTTAAATACTTCTCCAATTACAAAGTATCTATTTTTTGCAGGTCTTTTATCTGCTGTATTAAGTACGGCAACAGCTGCAATTTTAGCACCATCGGCATTGTTAAGCGAAAACATTATAAAAAAATTTTTTAATCATTTATCAGACTTAGCTTTGTTAAATATAACAAGATTGTCGGTCTTTCTGGTTGCTTTAATATCTCTTTTGTTAGCATACTCCGGAGAAACGATTTACAACTTGGTAGGGTTATCGTCTGTTTTAACTCTCGTGTCGTTGTTTGCTCCGTTTATATTCGGACTGTATTGGAAAAAGGCTAATTCAAAAGGAGCCTTGGCATCAATGGTTTTAGGGTTTTTGGTATGGTTTATCTTTTATTCTTTTCTTAAAGAAGAAGAACTTGGTATTTTCTTTGGCTTTATTGTAAATATTTTAGCTATGGTAGTTTTTTCTTTGATCAAGATTTAA
- a CDS encoding NAD(P)-dependent oxidoreductase, which produces MKVGLIGFGNLGSSIAKRLSSCGVEVIVYNRTKSKVKDFKTVDYPYQLLEETEIIVINVFDSSASKEVIFGEHGLVKGDIKSKIVVDTTTNHYNYVKEAYENLKSLGAYYLDAPVLGSVIPALKGELVMLIGGDEEAFKKAEDVLKLFTKEKIYLGPVPNGTYGKLLNNIVLGIFMDAISQSVGIGECIGFSKETVLKILELGAGNSYILNVKKEKLLKEDFSPHFSIKAIYKDLHYAQDLLKDFKLSSFSMASVKEMYGLAIKNGLEDLDFSAILKLYKK; this is translated from the coding sequence ATGAAAGTAGGACTCATAGGATTTGGCAACCTTGGTTCTTCAATAGCAAAAAGGCTCTCTTCGTGTGGTGTAGAAGTTATTGTATATAACAGAACTAAATCAAAGGTAAAAGATTTTAAAACTGTAGATTATCCTTATCAGCTTTTAGAAGAAACAGAGATTATTGTCATTAATGTTTTTGATTCCTCAGCTTCCAAAGAAGTTATATTTGGTGAACATGGATTAGTTAAAGGAGATATAAAATCCAAAATAGTAGTAGATACAACCACTAATCATTATAACTATGTAAAAGAAGCTTATGAAAATCTAAAAAGCTTAGGAGCTTACTACCTTGATGCTCCGGTTCTTGGGTCTGTGATACCGGCATTAAAAGGTGAGTTGGTAATGTTGATTGGCGGTGACGAAGAAGCTTTTAAGAAAGCTGAAGATGTTTTAAAACTATTTACAAAAGAAAAAATTTATCTTGGACCTGTTCCAAATGGCACCTATGGAAAGCTTTTAAACAATATTGTTCTTGGAATATTTATGGATGCTATATCTCAATCTGTAGGCATCGGTGAATGTATTGGATTTTCAAAAGAAACTGTTTTAAAAATTTTAGAACTTGGCGCAGGCAATTCTTATATCTTGAATGTTAAGAAAGAAAAACTTTTAAAAGAGGATTTTTCTCCGCATTTTTCTATAAAAGCAATTTATAAAGACCTTCATTATGCACAGGATCTACTTAAAGATTTTAAGCTTTCTTCTTTTAGTATGGCATCTGTAAAAGAAATGTACGGTCTTGCAATAAAAAACGGATTGGAGGATTTAGACTTTTCGGCCATATTAAAGCTTTATAAGAAGTAG
- a CDS encoding CDC27 family protein has product MTGRKNTECFSANSYKISRQITPKKDSEKFQEIKKRLVLTSDSYKYVENARDNIKNKNLAVAITNLDKAIKTYPENNVAYTYRAYVYYQLKDFKKSYEDALKAYNIDRMYFMPQLIMGASLTKLGNYQESIRVLENAKNLIDSNPDLYYFLGVSYQSIGDRQNAYNNLATALKLTDGRRGWEQDAQNRLRMLVR; this is encoded by the coding sequence ATTACCGGAAGAAAGAATACAGAATGTTTCTCAGCTAATAGCTACAAAATATCCAGACAAATTACTCCTAAAAAAGACAGTGAAAAATTTCAAGAGATTAAAAAGCGTCTTGTCTTAACTTCAGACAGTTATAAATACGTCGAAAATGCAAGAGACAACATAAAAAATAAAAATTTAGCCGTTGCAATAACAAATTTAGATAAAGCTATAAAAACATATCCCGAAAACAATGTTGCATATACATACAGAGCTTATGTTTACTATCAGCTTAAAGACTTTAAAAAATCTTATGAAGATGCTTTAAAAGCATATAACATTGATAGAATGTACTTTATGCCGCAGCTTATAATGGGAGCTTCTTTAACAAAGCTTGGAAACTATCAAGAAAGTATAAGAGTTTTAGAAAATGCTAAAAATTTAATAGATTCTAATCCAGACCTTTACTACTTCCTTGGTGTGAGCTATCAAAGCATCGGAGACAGACAAAACGCATACAACAACCTTGCTACAGCTTTAAAACTTACCGATGGCAGAAGAGGATGGGAACAAGACGCACAAAATAGATTAAGAATGTTGGTAAGGTAG
- a CDS encoding M48 family metallopeptidase: MKKIFKSLIIGFFFVISCAQVQDPLTGKPTLTLLPESEEIAIGKKVVPQAINENDGLYPDREVQEYVKSIGYKLASITPRKVDYQFYVVNSGEVNAFALPGGPVFIHRGLLLTLDNESEFAGVIAHELGHINARHHAKFLEKTYGLNILLNILAVATSQSQYQQIIMQLAQVSAGLLQLKYSRDQEREADALGVRFTYEAGYDPRGLIATFEKFKKMEKTQAPAWLLTHPLPEERIQNVSQLIATKYPDKLLLKKTVKNFKRLKSVLS, translated from the coding sequence ATGAAGAAGATTTTCAAATCCTTGATAATAGGATTCTTCTTTGTAATTTCTTGCGCTCAAGTTCAAGATCCGTTAACAGGAAAGCCAACTCTAACACTTTTGCCAGAAAGCGAAGAAATAGCAATTGGTAAAAAGGTTGTTCCACAAGCCATAAATGAAAACGATGGACTGTATCCAGATAGAGAAGTTCAAGAATATGTTAAAAGCATTGGGTATAAATTAGCATCAATAACACCCAGAAAAGTAGACTATCAGTTTTATGTAGTAAATTCAGGGGAAGTAAACGCCTTTGCACTGCCGGGTGGTCCTGTCTTTATTCATAGAGGATTATTACTCACCCTTGATAACGAATCAGAATTTGCCGGAGTAATAGCACACGAGCTTGGACACATTAACGCAAGACACCATGCAAAATTTTTAGAAAAAACCTACGGACTAAACATACTTCTAAATATATTAGCTGTAGCAACTTCCCAATCTCAGTATCAACAAATCATTATGCAACTTGCACAAGTATCGGCAGGTCTTTTACAATTAAAGTATAGCAGAGACCAAGAAAGAGAAGCAGATGCTTTAGGTGTTAGGTTTACTTACGAAGCAGGCTACGACCCAAGAGGTTTAATTGCAACTTTTGAAAAATTTAAAAAAATGGAAAAAACCCAGGCTCCTGCATGGCTCTTAACTCACCCATTACCGGAAGAAAGAATACAGAATGTTTCTCAGCTAATAGCTACAAAATATCCAGACAAATTACTCCTAAAAAAGACAGTGAAAAATTTCAAGAGATTAAAAAGCGTCTTGTCTTAA
- the glp gene encoding gephyrin-like molybdotransferase Glp: MITYEEALKIVLEKTKPLGNEKVFIHQALNRILAKDIYADRDNPPADNSGMDGFAVRHEDIIGASEDNPVPLKIIGESKAGDLPPKLEKGTAIPIYTGALIPEGADTIIQKELTKVEGNTVFILKELKKGANIREKGGDYKAGDLLIPKGKRLRPAEIGVLSSVNKATVYVKQVPRVGIITTGDEILDIGENITKESQIRTSNTYSLYTQVLETGAIPTIIGFAKDNPEDIKEKLKWAKNCDVLLTTGGVSVGEYDLVKDFVSKELNVDIHFWKVSIKPGKPVAFGTWGGEGEKIFFGIPGNPVASMVVYEILVKPAIKKMMGYQNPENKIFTGILTEDFKRKSADRLEFIRAYVEYKEDNFYVKPFSKQASNMLTSMVSANALVFVDKDIHQIEAGEKVRFILFDREI, encoded by the coding sequence TTGATTACATATGAAGAGGCTTTAAAGATAGTTTTGGAAAAAACTAAACCACTTGGAAATGAAAAAGTTTTTATACATCAGGCTTTAAACAGAATATTAGCAAAAGATATATATGCTGACAGAGACAATCCACCTGCTGATAACAGCGGTATGGACGGCTTTGCTGTAAGACATGAAGACATCATCGGAGCATCTGAGGATAATCCAGTTCCTTTAAAAATCATCGGTGAAAGCAAAGCAGGAGATTTACCGCCAAAATTAGAAAAAGGTACTGCGATTCCAATATACACAGGAGCATTAATTCCAGAAGGTGCAGACACAATAATCCAAAAAGAATTAACAAAAGTGGAAGGAAACACTGTATTCATTCTTAAAGAATTAAAAAAAGGTGCAAACATCAGAGAAAAAGGCGGAGACTATAAAGCCGGAGATTTACTAATTCCAAAAGGAAAAAGGTTAAGACCTGCTGAAATTGGAGTTCTCTCTTCTGTAAATAAAGCAACCGTTTATGTAAAACAAGTTCCAAGAGTTGGAATCATTACAACAGGAGACGAGATCTTAGATATAGGAGAAAACATCACAAAAGAATCTCAAATAAGAACATCAAACACATACTCACTTTATACACAAGTTTTAGAGACAGGAGCTATCCCAACAATCATAGGCTTTGCTAAGGACAATCCAGAGGATATAAAAGAAAAATTAAAATGGGCTAAAAACTGCGATGTATTACTTACAACGGGCGGAGTATCTGTTGGTGAGTATGACCTTGTTAAAGACTTTGTATCAAAAGAGTTGAATGTAGATATTCACTTTTGGAAAGTTTCAATAAAGCCGGGTAAACCGGTTGCATTTGGTACATGGGGAGGAGAGGGTGAAAAAATCTTCTTTGGAATTCCAGGAAATCCTGTTGCTTCCATGGTGGTTTATGAGATTTTAGTAAAACCAGCCATAAAAAAGATGATGGGATATCAAAATCCAGAAAATAAGATATTCACAGGAATCTTAACAGAAGATTTTAAAAGAAAAAGTGCAGATAGATTAGAATTTATAAGAGCATATGTTGAATACAAAGAAGATAATTTTTACGTAAAACCATTTAGTAAACAAGCTTCTAACATGCTTACAAGTATGGTAAGTGCTAACGCATTGGTTTTTGTTGATAAAGATATTCATCAAATAGAAGCAGGAGAAAAGGTAAGGTTTATCCTTTTTGATAGGGAGATTTAA
- the carB gene encoding carbamoyl-phosphate synthase large subunit: protein MKQKIIILGSGPNRIGQGVEFDYACVHCVWSLREEGYEAIMVNCNPETVSTDYDTSDKLFFEPIVLEDVLNIIEKEKPFGVVVQFGGQTPLKLAKPLEKLNIPILGTSPESIDIAEDRERFRDLIIKLGIKQPESAIAKSKDEAVKVAQEIGFPVLVRPSYVLGGRAMRLVYDMEELLKYIEEAVMVTEDRPILIDKFLDGSIEVDVDCVCDGEDVLVGAVMEHIEEAGIHSGDSATCIPHYTLPDEVVIKIKEQSRMLAKALNTIGLINIQYAIKDNEIYIIEANPRASRTVPFVSKAIGYPLAKIASKVMIGKKLREIVPEVFQIKDPHPATDFHSKDFKYFAVKEVVFPWNRFPEVDPLLGPEMKSTGEVMGIDEDLGLAFWKAQAAAGQILPEKGNVFISVADKDKPYILDIAKELKNLGFNIYATTGTYKYLTQNGIEANLVNKLSEERPNIVDRIKNNEIALIINTPSGKRERSDAYYIRRAAVATKTPYFTTVRGAQAAVMAIKSYKEKGLTVKSLQEIHAGV from the coding sequence ATGAAGCAGAAAATAATCATTCTTGGAAGTGGTCCAAATAGAATTGGTCAAGGTGTAGAGTTTGATTATGCATGCGTTCACTGTGTTTGGTCTTTAAGAGAAGAAGGATATGAGGCTATAATGGTAAACTGCAATCCAGAGACTGTATCAACAGATTATGATACTTCTGACAAGTTATTCTTTGAACCTATTGTACTTGAAGATGTTTTAAACATTATAGAAAAAGAAAAACCATTTGGTGTAGTTGTTCAGTTTGGAGGACAAACACCGTTAAAGCTTGCAAAACCATTAGAAAAATTAAATATACCGATTCTTGGCACATCTCCAGAAAGTATAGACATTGCAGAAGACAGAGAAAGATTTAGAGATTTAATCATAAAGCTTGGAATAAAACAGCCAGAAAGTGCAATAGCAAAATCAAAGGATGAAGCTGTAAAAGTAGCCCAAGAAATAGGTTTTCCAGTCCTTGTAAGACCTTCTTACGTCCTTGGCGGTAGAGCTATGAGATTGGTCTATGACATGGAAGAGCTTTTAAAATACATAGAAGAAGCTGTCATGGTTACAGAAGACAGACCAATTCTTATAGATAAATTCCTTGATGGAAGTATAGAGGTTGACGTTGATTGTGTTTGTGATGGAGAGGATGTTTTAGTTGGTGCAGTGATGGAGCATATAGAAGAAGCCGGCATCCACTCAGGAGACAGTGCTACTTGCATTCCACATTACACACTTCCGGATGAGGTAGTAATTAAGATAAAAGAGCAGTCAAGAATGCTTGCAAAAGCTTTAAATACGATAGGACTTATAAACATACAGTATGCAATAAAGGATAATGAAATTTACATTATTGAAGCAAACCCAAGAGCATCAAGAACAGTTCCATTTGTAAGTAAGGCTATCGGATATCCACTTGCCAAGATTGCATCAAAGGTTATGATTGGCAAAAAATTAAGAGAAATCGTTCCGGAAGTTTTCCAGATAAAAGACCCACATCCGGCAACAGATTTCCACTCAAAAGACTTTAAATACTTTGCAGTTAAAGAAGTAGTTTTCCCTTGGAATAGATTTCCGGAAGTAGACCCATTACTTGGTCCAGAGATGAAAAGCACAGGAGAAGTGATGGGCATTGATGAAGACCTTGGTCTTGCATTTTGGAAAGCACAGGCTGCAGCAGGACAAATACTACCAGAAAAAGGAAATGTGTTTATATCAGTAGCAGACAAGGACAAACCTTACATTTTAGATATTGCAAAAGAGCTTAAAAATCTTGGATTTAATATTTATGCAACAACGGGAACTTATAAATACTTAACACAAAATGGCATAGAAGCTAATCTTGTAAACAAGCTTTCAGAAGAAAGACCAAACATCGTTGATAGAATTAAGAACAACGAAATAGCTTTAATCATAAACACACCCTCCGGTAAAAGAGAAAGGTCTGATGCATACTATATTAGAAGGGCGGCAGTTGCAACAAAAACACCATACTTTACAACTGTAAGGGGTGCCCAAGCTGCTGTCATGGCAATAAAATCGTACAAAGAAAAAGGATTAACAGTAAAATCATTACAAGAAATCCATGCAGGAGTTTAA
- a CDS encoding YqiA/YcfP family alpha/beta fold hydrolase: MKILYIHGFNSAGYGDKINHLKEAFGPENIIAPTLPYQPDKAMKLLEFLTDSIKDKDKLYIFGTSLGGFYALYLADKFKIKAVLINPSIDPYKSLQKQVGPQKNFKTGEEYYFSQENLESLKNFYVKDLLSLKNLVYVYLDEEDELLDSKETAKYFDGFHVVMYPGGNHRFTHMKELIEDFKKMEAL; this comes from the coding sequence ATGAAAATTTTGTACATTCATGGATTTAACTCTGCCGGTTATGGCGATAAAATAAACCATCTGAAAGAAGCCTTTGGTCCGGAAAACATCATAGCTCCTACATTACCTTATCAACCCGACAAAGCAATGAAGTTATTAGAATTTTTGACAGATTCAATAAAAGATAAAGATAAACTTTATATCTTTGGAACGTCCCTTGGTGGATTTTATGCTTTATATTTAGCAGATAAGTTTAAAATAAAAGCGGTTTTGATAAACCCATCAATAGACCCATACAAATCTTTACAAAAGCAAGTCGGACCTCAAAAAAACTTTAAAACCGGTGAAGAGTATTATTTTTCTCAAGAAAATTTAGAAAGTCTAAAAAACTTTTATGTAAAAGATTTATTAAGTTTAAAAAATCTTGTTTACGTATATCTTGATGAAGAGGATGAACTTTTAGACAGTAAAGAAACAGCAAAATATTTTGACGGTTTTCATGTTGTGATGTATCCGGGCGGAAATCATAGGTTTACTCACATGAAAGAGCTTATTGAAGATTTTAAAAAGATGGAGGCTTTATGA